Proteins from a single region of Acidovorax sp. NCPPB 3576:
- a CDS encoding NADP-dependent isocitrate dehydrogenase, translated as MSTTQPTIIYTLTDEAPALATAAFLPIVRTFAAPAGIHVETSDISVASRILGQFPERLTEAQRVPDNLAALGKLTLSPDANIIKLPNISASVSQLVAAIKELQGKGYAIPDYPENPTTDEEKDIRARYNKCIGSAVNPVLREGNSDRRAPKAVKEYARKNPHSMAEWSQASRSHVSHMHHGDFYHGEKSITLDKARDVKMELVGKSGKTTVLKPKVSLKDGEIIDSMFMSKTALLEFYEKEIEDAHKTGVMFSLHVKATMMKVSHPIVFGHAVRIFYKEAFAKHAQLFEELGVNVNNGMVDLYNKIATLPQSKQDEIKRDLHACHENRPELAMVDSAKGITNFHSPNDVIVDASMPAMIRNGGKMWGADGRLKDTKAVIPESTFARIYQEIINFCKWHGAFDPKTMGTVPNVGLMAQQAEEYGSHDKTFEVPEAGVANIVDLATGEVLLSQNVEEGDIWRMCQVKDAPIRDWVKLAVTRARNSGMPAVFWLDPYRPHENEVIKKVKTYLKDHDTTGLDIQIMSQVRAMRYTLERVIRGLDTISVTGNILRDYLTDLFPIMELGTSAKMLSVVPLMAGGGMYETGAGGSAPKHVQQLVEENHLRWDSLGEFLALAVSLEDLGLKTGNQQAALLARTLDTATGKLLDNNKNPSPKTGQLDNRGSQFYLALYWAQELAAQTEDTALAAKFAGLAKTLADNEQKIVGELADVQGKPADIGGYYLPDPKKTEAVMRPSATLNAALAAVTA; from the coding sequence ATGAGCACGACGCAACCGACCATCATCTACACGCTGACCGACGAAGCCCCCGCCCTGGCGACGGCCGCCTTCCTGCCGATCGTGCGGACCTTCGCGGCCCCAGCGGGCATCCACGTGGAGACCAGCGACATCTCGGTCGCCAGCCGCATCCTGGGCCAGTTTCCCGAACGCCTGACCGAGGCACAGCGCGTGCCCGACAACCTGGCCGCCCTGGGCAAGCTGACGCTCTCGCCCGACGCCAACATCATCAAGCTGCCCAACATCAGCGCATCGGTATCGCAGCTGGTGGCCGCCATCAAGGAACTGCAGGGCAAGGGCTATGCGATTCCCGACTACCCCGAAAATCCGACGACCGACGAAGAAAAGGACATTCGCGCCCGCTACAACAAGTGCATCGGCAGCGCGGTGAACCCGGTCCTGCGCGAAGGCAACTCCGACCGCCGTGCGCCCAAGGCCGTCAAGGAATACGCCCGCAAGAACCCGCACAGCATGGCCGAATGGAGCCAGGCATCGCGCTCGCATGTCTCGCACATGCACCACGGCGACTTCTATCACGGCGAAAAGTCGATCACGCTCGACAAGGCGCGCGACGTGAAGATGGAACTGGTCGGCAAGAGCGGCAAGACCACGGTGCTCAAGCCCAAGGTGTCGCTGAAGGACGGCGAGATCATCGACAGCATGTTCATGAGCAAGACGGCGCTGCTCGAGTTCTATGAAAAAGAGATCGAGGACGCGCACAAGACCGGCGTGATGTTCTCGCTGCACGTCAAGGCGACGATGATGAAGGTGTCGCACCCGATCGTCTTCGGCCACGCCGTGCGCATCTTCTACAAGGAAGCTTTCGCCAAGCATGCGCAACTGTTCGAAGAACTGGGCGTGAACGTGAACAACGGCATGGTCGATCTGTACAACAAGATCGCCACTCTGCCGCAGAGCAAGCAGGACGAGATCAAGCGCGACCTGCACGCCTGCCACGAAAACCGCCCCGAGCTGGCGATGGTCGATTCGGCCAAGGGCATCACCAACTTCCACTCTCCCAACGACGTGATCGTTGATGCCTCGATGCCCGCCATGATCCGCAACGGCGGCAAGATGTGGGGCGCCGACGGCCGCCTGAAGGACACCAAGGCGGTGATCCCCGAGAGTACCTTCGCCCGCATCTACCAGGAGATTATCAACTTCTGCAAATGGCATGGCGCGTTCGACCCCAAGACCATGGGCACCGTGCCCAACGTGGGCCTGATGGCCCAGCAGGCCGAAGAGTACGGTTCGCACGACAAGACGTTCGAAGTGCCGGAAGCCGGCGTGGCCAACATCGTCGATCTGGCGACAGGCGAAGTGCTGCTGAGCCAGAACGTGGAAGAAGGCGACATCTGGCGCATGTGCCAGGTCAAGGACGCCCCGATCCGCGACTGGGTGAAGCTGGCCGTGACCCGTGCCCGCAATTCCGGCATGCCCGCCGTGTTCTGGCTGGACCCGTACCGCCCGCACGAGAACGAGGTCATCAAGAAGGTCAAGACCTACCTGAAGGACCACGACACGACCGGCCTGGACATCCAGATCATGAGCCAGGTGCGGGCGATGCGCTACACGCTGGAGCGCGTGATCCGCGGCCTGGACACGATCAGCGTCACCGGCAACATCCTGCGCGACTACCTGACCGACCTGTTCCCCATCATGGAGCTGGGCACCAGCGCCAAGATGCTGTCGGTCGTGCCCCTGATGGCCGGCGGCGGCATGTACGAAACGGGTGCCGGCGGCTCGGCGCCCAAGCACGTGCAGCAACTGGTGGAAGAAAACCACCTGCGCTGGGATTCGCTGGGCGAATTCCTGGCCCTGGCCGTGAGCCTGGAAGACCTGGGCCTGAAGACCGGCAACCAACAGGCCGCCCTCTTGGCCAGGACGCTGGACACCGCCACCGGCAAGCTGCTGGACAACAACAAGAACCCCAGCCCCAAGACCGGCCAGCTGGACAACCGCGGCAGCCAGTTCTACCTGGCCCTGTACTGGGCCCAGGAACTGGCCGCGCAGACCGAGGACACGGCCCTGGCCGCCAAGTTCGCCGGGTTGGCCAAGACGCTGGCCGACAACGAGCAGAAGATCGTCGGTGAACTGGCGGACGTGCAGGGCAAGCCGGCAGACATCGGCGGGTACTACCTGCCCGACCCGAAGAAGACCGAGGCCGTGATGCGGCCCAGCGCCACGCTGAATGCGGCGCTGGCTGCCGTGACCGCCTGA
- a CDS encoding FmdB family zinc ribbon protein, with protein MPTYDYQCAACGGFDALRSLALRNEPAACPQCSAASPRVFATAPRLACVSPEQRRAFDTNERAQHAPRSSRNGDEGSYGRMRHPAGCGCCGTGKRGATVTTANGAKAFPSKRPWMISH; from the coding sequence ATGCCCACCTACGACTACCAGTGCGCCGCCTGTGGCGGCTTCGATGCCCTGCGCAGCTTGGCGCTGCGCAACGAGCCCGCGGCTTGCCCCCAATGCAGCGCGGCATCCCCCCGCGTTTTCGCCACTGCCCCGCGGCTGGCCTGCGTGAGCCCGGAGCAGCGCCGCGCGTTCGACACCAACGAACGCGCGCAGCATGCGCCGCGGTCCTCCCGCAACGGCGATGAAGGCAGCTACGGCCGGATGCGCCATCCGGCGGGGTGCGGCTGCTGCGGCACTGGCAAGCGCGGTGCCACGGTGACGACGGCGAACGGAGCGAAGGCGTTTCCGTCCAAGCGGCCCTGGATGATCAGCCACTAG
- the fmdA gene encoding formamidase, with translation MAETLIHVDLSQSPTQNENIHNRWHPDIPMACWVNPGDDFILETFDWTGGFIKNNDSADDVRDIDLTTVHYLSGPVGVKGAEPGDLLVVDLLDIGAKQDSLWGFNGFFSKKNGGGFLTEHFPEAQKSIWDFKGMFTSSRHIPGVNFAGLIHPGLIGCLPDKKMLDLWNEREQKLIDTDPTAGLANPPSAGTAHMGRLTGDAKAKAAAEGARTVPPREHGGNCDIKDLSRGSKVFFPVYVDGAGLSVGDLHFSQGDGEITFCGAIEMAGWVHMKVTLIKGGMAKYGIKNPIFKPSPIVPTYNDYLIFEGISVDEAGKQYYLDVNVAYRQACLNAIEYLKKFGYSGAQAYSILGTAPVQGHISGVVDVPNACATLWLPTQIFEFDINPNANGPVKMLDGSIDMPLSPDLV, from the coding sequence ATGGCTGAAACACTCATCCACGTCGATCTGAGTCAATCGCCGACCCAGAACGAGAACATTCACAACCGCTGGCACCCCGACATTCCGATGGCCTGCTGGGTGAACCCGGGCGACGATTTCATTCTGGAAACCTTCGACTGGACCGGCGGCTTCATCAAGAACAACGACAGCGCTGACGACGTGCGCGACATCGACCTGACCACGGTGCACTACCTCTCGGGCCCGGTGGGCGTCAAGGGCGCGGAGCCGGGCGACCTGCTGGTGGTGGACCTGCTGGACATCGGCGCCAAGCAGGACAGCCTGTGGGGCTTCAACGGCTTCTTCTCCAAGAAGAACGGCGGCGGCTTCCTGACCGAGCATTTCCCCGAAGCTCAGAAATCGATCTGGGACTTCAAGGGCATGTTCACCAGCTCGCGCCACATCCCGGGCGTCAACTTCGCCGGCCTGATCCACCCCGGCCTGATCGGCTGCCTGCCCGACAAGAAAATGCTCGACCTCTGGAACGAGCGTGAGCAAAAGCTCATCGACACCGATCCCACCGCCGGACTGGCCAACCCCCCCTCGGCCGGCACCGCCCACATGGGCCGCCTGACCGGCGACGCCAAGGCCAAGGCCGCGGCCGAAGGCGCCCGCACCGTGCCGCCGCGCGAGCACGGCGGCAACTGTGACATCAAGGATCTGTCGCGCGGATCGAAGGTGTTCTTCCCGGTCTACGTGGACGGCGCGGGCCTGTCGGTCGGCGACCTGCACTTCAGCCAGGGCGATGGAGAAATCACGTTCTGCGGCGCGATCGAGATGGCCGGCTGGGTGCACATGAAGGTGACGCTGATCAAGGGCGGCATGGCCAAGTACGGCATCAAGAACCCCATCTTCAAGCCCAGCCCCATCGTGCCGACCTACAACGATTATTTGATCTTCGAAGGCATCTCGGTCGATGAGGCGGGAAAGCAGTACTACCTGGACGTGAACGTGGCCTACCGCCAGGCCTGCCTGAACGCGATCGAATACCTGAAGAAGTTCGGCTACAGCGGCGCGCAGGCGTATTCGATCCTGGGCACGGCCCCGGTGCAGGGCCACATCAGCGGCGTGGTCGATGTGCCCAATGCCTGCGCCACGCTGTGGCTGCCGACGCAGATCTTCGAGTTCGACATCAACCCGAACGCCAACGGCCCGGTGAAGATGCTGGACGGCAGCATCGACATGCCGCTGTCGCCCGACCTCGTCTGA
- the urtE gene encoding urea ABC transporter ATP-binding subunit UrtE, with protein MLKVTDLHVAYGQSEALHGISFEGRANETVAIMGRNGMGKTTLFKSLMGVMPVKSGHITVAGQEVTRDESFRRVAKGIAYVPQGRMIFPTLTVEENIQTGLENSKTRQIPEEIYALFPVLWDMRRRKGGNLSGGQQQQLAIARALVTDPKVLLLDEPTEGIQPSIIKDIARALNEIRKLRQITIVVSEQVLSFAMDVADRLFVIEGGRLVHETARADTDQQRIKAYLSV; from the coding sequence ATGCTGAAAGTCACCGACCTGCACGTCGCCTATGGGCAGAGCGAAGCGCTGCACGGCATCTCGTTCGAGGGCCGCGCCAACGAAACCGTGGCCATCATGGGCCGCAACGGCATGGGAAAGACCACGCTGTTCAAGAGCCTGATGGGCGTGATGCCGGTCAAGAGCGGGCACATCACCGTGGCCGGCCAGGAGGTGACGCGGGACGAGAGTTTTCGGCGTGTGGCCAAAGGCATCGCCTACGTGCCGCAGGGCCGCATGATCTTTCCCACCCTGACGGTGGAGGAGAACATCCAGACCGGCCTGGAGAACTCGAAGACCCGCCAGATCCCCGAGGAGATCTATGCGCTGTTCCCGGTGCTGTGGGACATGCGCCGGCGCAAGGGCGGCAACCTCTCGGGCGGGCAGCAGCAGCAGCTGGCCATCGCCCGTGCGCTGGTGACCGATCCCAAGGTGCTGCTGCTGGACGAGCCCACCGAGGGCATCCAGCCTTCGATCATCAAGGACATCGCCCGCGCCCTCAACGAGATCCGCAAGCTGCGCCAGATCACCATCGTGGTGAGCGAGCAGGTGCTCTCGTTCGCCATGGATGTGGCCGACCGCCTCTTCGTGATCGAAGGCGGCCGCCTGGTGCATGAAACCGCCCGCGCGGACACCGACCAGCAGCGCATCAAGGCCTACCTGTCCGTGTGA
- the urtD gene encoding urea ABC transporter ATP-binding protein UrtD, with the protein MSNTDFALAVEDLTVSFDGFKAIDTLTLYVDRNELRVIIGPNGAGKTTLLDLICGKTRATSGSIKFKNEELTRMAEHKRVRLGIGRKFQTPSIYENLSVFQNLEVSYPTGRTVFGALAFRCTSAVKQRVQDVADDIGLGGLLATEAGLLSHGQKQWLEIGMLLMQEPELLMLDEPIAGMSARERELTAELLQRICKNRAVIVIEHDMEFVKRIAHKVTVMHQGKILAEGSMDKVQNDPKVIDVYLGH; encoded by the coding sequence ATGAGCAACACCGACTTCGCCCTGGCCGTGGAAGACCTGACCGTCTCGTTCGACGGCTTCAAGGCCATCGACACCCTCACGCTGTACGTGGACAGGAACGAGCTGCGCGTGATCATCGGCCCCAACGGCGCGGGCAAGACCACGCTGCTGGACCTGATCTGCGGCAAGACGCGCGCCACCAGCGGCAGCATCAAATTCAAGAACGAGGAGCTGACGCGCATGGCCGAGCACAAGCGCGTGCGCCTGGGCATCGGCCGCAAGTTCCAGACGCCGTCCATCTACGAGAACCTGTCGGTCTTCCAGAACCTGGAGGTGTCCTATCCCACCGGGCGCACCGTGTTCGGCGCGCTGGCGTTTCGCTGCACCAGCGCGGTGAAGCAGCGGGTGCAGGACGTGGCCGACGACATCGGCCTGGGCGGGCTGCTCGCCACCGAGGCCGGCCTGCTCTCGCACGGCCAGAAGCAGTGGCTGGAGATCGGCATGCTGCTGATGCAGGAGCCCGAGTTGCTGATGCTGGACGAGCCCATCGCCGGCATGAGCGCGCGCGAGCGCGAGCTCACGGCCGAACTGCTGCAGCGCATCTGCAAGAACCGCGCGGTGATCGTGATCGAGCACGACATGGAGTTCGTCAAGCGCATCGCGCACAAGGTCACCGTCATGCACCAGGGAAAGATCCTGGCCGAGGGATCGATGGACAAGGTCCAGAACGACCCCAAGGTGATCGACGTGTACCTCGGCCACTGA
- the urtC gene encoding urea ABC transporter permease subunit UrtC produces MNALKAWILRYQLASLVLLTVLLAVVLPLALDIFRLNLVGKYLTYAFVAIGLVMVWGYGGVLSLGQGVFFGLGGYAMAMFLKLEASDPVSTKIQSTPGIPDFMDWNQITELPAFWVPFKSLPFALAAVIVVPTLLAWIVSFAMFKRRVGGVYFAIITQAVALICTVLIIGQQGYTGGVNGMTDLKTLWGWDTRTDSAKYILYYVCVALLVLSIVLCRFVQTSKLGTLLLAMRDKEDRVRFSGYDVANFKVFTFCLAAALAGIGGALFTLQVGFMSPSFVGIVPSIEMVIYAAVGGRMSLVGAVYGTLLVNAGKTYFSESFPDLWLFLMAGLFIGVTMAFPLGLAGLWESRIVPWWKGRREALRQAAVPAPQAAAARSAAPDTEPAAREPGLPEGTRRQSA; encoded by the coding sequence ATGAATGCCCTCAAAGCCTGGATCTTGCGCTACCAGCTGGCCAGCCTGGTGCTGCTCACGGTGCTACTGGCCGTGGTGCTGCCGCTCGCGCTCGACATCTTTCGGCTGAACCTGGTGGGCAAGTACCTCACCTATGCCTTCGTGGCCATCGGCCTGGTGATGGTGTGGGGCTATGGCGGCGTGCTCAGCCTGGGGCAGGGCGTGTTCTTCGGTCTGGGCGGCTATGCCATGGCGATGTTCCTCAAGCTCGAAGCCTCCGACCCCGTCAGCACCAAGATCCAGTCCACGCCCGGCATTCCCGACTTTATGGACTGGAACCAGATCACCGAGCTGCCCGCGTTCTGGGTGCCTTTCAAGAGCCTGCCGTTCGCGCTGGCCGCCGTGATCGTGGTGCCCACGCTGCTGGCCTGGATCGTGAGCTTCGCCATGTTCAAGCGCCGCGTGGGCGGGGTGTACTTCGCCATCATCACGCAGGCGGTGGCGCTGATCTGCACGGTGCTCATCATCGGCCAGCAGGGCTACACGGGCGGCGTGAACGGCATGACCGACCTGAAGACCCTTTGGGGATGGGACACGCGCACCGACAGCGCCAAATACATCCTGTACTACGTGTGCGTGGCGCTCCTGGTGCTGTCCATCGTGCTGTGCCGATTCGTCCAGACCAGCAAGCTGGGCACGCTGCTGCTGGCCATGCGCGACAAGGAAGACCGCGTGCGCTTCTCGGGCTACGACGTGGCCAATTTCAAGGTGTTCACCTTCTGCCTGGCCGCGGCGCTTGCGGGTATCGGCGGTGCGCTGTTCACGCTGCAGGTGGGGTTCATGTCGCCGAGCTTCGTGGGCATCGTGCCGTCCATCGAGATGGTGATCTACGCCGCCGTGGGCGGGCGCATGAGTCTGGTGGGCGCGGTGTACGGCACGCTGCTGGTGAACGCGGGCAAGACGTACTTCTCGGAGAGCTTTCCCGACCTGTGGCTGTTCCTCATGGCGGGGCTGTTCATTGGCGTGACCATGGCCTTCCCGCTGGGGCTGGCCGGCCTGTGGGAAAGCCGCATCGTGCCCTGGTGGAAGGGCCGCCGCGAGGCCCTGCGCCAGGCGGCGGTGCCCGCGCCGCAAGCCGCCGCCGCGCGCAGCGCCGCGCCCGATACCGAGCCGGCGGCGCGCGAGCCCGGCCTGCCCGAAGGCACCCGCCGCCAGAGCGCCTGA
- the urtB gene encoding urea ABC transporter permease subunit UrtB, which produces MTFSEMMNIGLMQGFAGLSLFAVLLLMGLGLAIIFGQMGVINMAHGEFMTIGAYTIYLGSTLASTHAPQWMPFYFPLAIAAAFGFAFIAGWLVEWGLIRHLYKRPLDTLLATWGISLGLQQCFRTFIGPKEVSPTLPDWLLGSWAPSEGLDIPINGLFVLALTLVVTAGVLLALHRSRWGLRVRATVSNRVMANAIGIDTQKTDRLTFAIGCGIAGVAGAAFTTIGSTGPTSGSLYIVDAFLVVTFGGAASLLGTVVSAFGIAQTQSITEFFLAGSMAKVITLSLIVLILMVRPQGLFASKVRR; this is translated from the coding sequence ATGACTTTCTCCGAAATGATGAACATCGGCCTGATGCAGGGCTTCGCCGGCCTGAGCCTGTTCGCCGTGCTGCTGCTCATGGGCCTGGGGCTGGCGATCATCTTCGGCCAGATGGGCGTCATCAACATGGCGCACGGCGAGTTCATGACCATCGGCGCCTACACCATCTACCTGGGCTCCACGCTGGCGTCCACGCATGCGCCGCAGTGGATGCCGTTCTATTTCCCGCTGGCCATCGCCGCGGCCTTCGGCTTCGCGTTCATCGCGGGTTGGCTGGTGGAATGGGGCCTGATCCGCCACCTGTACAAGCGCCCGCTGGACACGCTGCTGGCCACCTGGGGCATCAGCCTGGGGCTGCAGCAGTGCTTTCGCACCTTCATCGGCCCCAAGGAAGTGAGCCCGACCCTGCCCGACTGGCTGCTCGGATCGTGGGCGCCCTCCGAGGGGCTCGATATTCCCATCAACGGCCTGTTCGTGCTGGCCCTCACGCTGGTGGTGACTGCCGGGGTGCTGCTCGCGCTGCACCGAAGCCGCTGGGGCCTGCGGGTGCGCGCCACGGTCAGCAACCGGGTGATGGCCAACGCCATCGGCATCGATACGCAAAAGACCGACCGCCTCACCTTCGCCATCGGCTGCGGCATCGCGGGCGTGGCGGGCGCCGCGTTCACCACCATCGGCTCCACAGGGCCCACGTCGGGCTCGCTCTACATCGTGGATGCGTTCCTCGTCGTTACCTTCGGCGGCGCGGCGAGCCTGCTGGGCACGGTGGTGTCGGCCTTCGGCATCGCGCAGACGCAATCGATCACCGAGTTCTTCCTGGCCGGCTCCATGGCCAAGGTGATCACGCTGTCGCTGATCGTGCTGATCCTGATGGTGCGGCCGCAGGGCCTGTTCGCCTCCAAGGTGCGCCGCTGA
- the urtA gene encoding urea ABC transporter substrate-binding protein translates to MKHPLDPNVSPLLAADAGRRRLLQAMGAASVAGLPAWSFAQPTAQVNTTKLAVTDTEVTVGQLHSATGTMAISETGSIQAEQLAIDQINAMGGVLGRKIKVIKEDGASDWPTFAEKSKKLLINDHCAAVFGCWTSASRKAVLPVFEKENGLLYYPTFYEGLEQSKNVIYTGQEATQQILYSLEWAKTEKKAKTFFLIGSDYIWPRTSMKIARKHVENFQKGKVVGEEYYPLGSTNFGSLMNKIKVQKPDCLFVAVVGGSNVAFYKALKAAGITGDKQLLVTLSVTEDEMTGVGGENFAGFYSSMKYFQSLDNENNKKFVAAFKAKYGPNAVIGDVTQAGYLGPWLWKAAVEKAKSFDVDKVVAASPGIELKTAPEGYVKVDANHHLWSKSRIAQGLPDATFKVVAESPELIKPDPFPKGYQ, encoded by the coding sequence ATGAAGCACCCCCTCGATCCGAATGTCTCCCCCCTCCTGGCCGCGGATGCGGGCCGCCGCCGGCTGCTGCAGGCCATGGGGGCTGCCTCGGTGGCGGGCCTGCCCGCGTGGTCCTTCGCGCAGCCCACGGCGCAGGTCAACACCACCAAGCTGGCGGTGACGGACACGGAGGTCACCGTGGGCCAGCTGCATTCGGCGACCGGCACCATGGCCATCTCGGAGACGGGATCGATCCAGGCCGAGCAGCTCGCCATCGACCAGATCAACGCCATGGGCGGCGTGCTGGGGCGCAAGATCAAGGTCATCAAGGAAGACGGCGCCTCCGATTGGCCCACCTTCGCCGAAAAATCGAAGAAGCTGCTCATCAATGACCACTGCGCCGCCGTGTTCGGCTGCTGGACCAGCGCATCGCGCAAGGCCGTGCTGCCCGTGTTCGAGAAGGAAAACGGCCTGCTGTACTACCCCACGTTCTACGAGGGCCTGGAGCAGTCCAAGAACGTGATCTACACCGGCCAGGAGGCCACGCAGCAGATCCTGTACAGCCTGGAATGGGCCAAGACCGAGAAGAAGGCCAAGACCTTCTTCCTGATCGGATCGGACTACATCTGGCCGCGCACCTCGATGAAGATCGCGCGCAAGCACGTGGAGAACTTCCAGAAGGGCAAGGTCGTGGGCGAGGAGTACTACCCGCTGGGCAGCACCAACTTCGGCTCGCTCATGAACAAGATCAAGGTGCAAAAGCCCGACTGCCTGTTCGTCGCCGTGGTGGGCGGCTCCAACGTGGCGTTCTACAAGGCGCTCAAGGCCGCGGGCATCACGGGCGACAAGCAGCTGCTGGTGACGCTGTCGGTCACCGAGGACGAGATGACCGGCGTGGGTGGCGAGAACTTCGCGGGTTTCTATTCGTCGATGAAGTACTTCCAGTCGCTGGACAACGAGAACAACAAGAAGTTCGTGGCCGCCTTCAAGGCCAAGTACGGCCCCAATGCGGTGATCGGCGACGTCACGCAGGCGGGCTACCTGGGCCCGTGGCTGTGGAAGGCCGCGGTCGAGAAGGCCAAGAGCTTCGACGTGGACAAGGTGGTGGCCGCATCGCCGGGCATCGAGCTGAAAACCGCGCCCGAGGGCTACGTGAAGGTGGACGCCAACCACCACCTGTGGAGCAAGTCGCGCATCGCGCAGGGGCTGCCGGACGCCACTTTCAAGGTGGTGGCCGAGTCGCCCGAGCTCATCAAGCCCGATCCGTTCCCCAAGGGGTACCAGTAA